A single region of the Solwaraspora sp. WMMD791 genome encodes:
- a CDS encoding CrcB family protein has translation MKLPAGSVSPAVLAAVAVGGAAGAAARYGIAVAWPVAADGPPWPTLVTNLVGCTLIGVLMRVVTARHRSHRLLRPLLGAGLLGGFTTFSIQTLEVAELVAAGRPWLAGGYALGTLAGALVAVLIGGAAARPVADRWAGTGS, from the coding sequence GAAGCTGCCCGCCGGGTCGGTCTCGCCGGCCGTACTGGCCGCAGTCGCGGTCGGCGGTGCCGCCGGTGCCGCCGCCCGCTACGGCATCGCCGTGGCCTGGCCGGTCGCCGCCGACGGCCCACCCTGGCCGACCCTGGTCACCAACCTCGTCGGATGCACCCTGATCGGCGTACTCATGCGGGTCGTCACCGCCCGGCACCGGTCGCACCGTTTGCTTCGGCCGCTGCTCGGGGCGGGTCTGCTCGGCGGCTTCACCACCTTCTCGATCCAGACCCTGGAGGTCGCCGAGCTGGTCGCCGCCGGCCGCCCCTGGCTGGCCGGCGGCTACGCGCTCGGCACCCTCGCCGGAGCGCTGGTCGCGGTGCTGATCGGCGGCGCGGCGGCCCGGCCGGTCGCCGACCGCTGGGCGGGAACCGGATCGTGA
- a CDS encoding zf-TFIIB domain-containing protein, producing MMQMNCPKCHGSMRQYERSGITIDQCTECRGIFLDRGELERLFDAEAAWNGGGSAGQPGQPGQPARPPAPPASGYPPPPPPPPVHHQPGYPPAPAYPPAPAYGHHGYHGHYRHKRQKSFLNQLFD from the coding sequence ATCATGCAGATGAACTGTCCCAAGTGCCACGGCTCCATGCGGCAGTACGAGCGCAGCGGAATCACCATCGACCAGTGCACCGAGTGTCGGGGCATCTTCCTCGACCGGGGCGAACTCGAACGGCTCTTCGACGCCGAGGCTGCCTGGAACGGCGGTGGCTCAGCGGGTCAACCCGGCCAGCCCGGTCAGCCGGCCCGTCCGCCGGCACCCCCGGCCAGTGGCTACCCGCCGCCGCCCCCGCCGCCGCCGGTCCACCACCAGCCCGGCTACCCGCCGGCACCGGCCTACCCGCCGGCGCCCGCCTACGGCCACCACGGCTACCACGGGCACTACCGGCACAAGCGGCAGAAGAGCTTCCTGAACCAGCTCTTCGACTGA
- a CDS encoding CrcB family protein: MTLLLVMTGGAVGAVLRYLVDRVVVGAGRPSFWGTFTVNVVGAALLGGIAGTGTALDSPLARLLATGLCGALTTYSTFAYEVVQLAGGSGRDRWRAVGYAAATLTVGFTALVAVHAIAAALAR, translated from the coding sequence GTGACCCTGCTGCTGGTGATGACCGGCGGTGCCGTCGGGGCGGTGCTGCGCTACCTGGTCGACCGGGTGGTGGTCGGGGCCGGCCGGCCCAGCTTCTGGGGAACGTTCACGGTTAACGTCGTCGGAGCGGCGCTGCTCGGTGGGATCGCTGGCACCGGTACGGCACTCGACAGCCCGCTGGCCCGGCTGCTCGCCACCGGTCTGTGTGGTGCGCTGACCACCTATTCGACCTTCGCCTACGAGGTGGTGCAGCTGGCCGGCGGCAGCGGCCGGGACCGGTGGCGAGCCGTCGGCTACGCGGCGGCGACCCTGACGGTCGGATTCACCGCCCTGGTGGCGGTGCACGCGATCGCCGCAGCGCTCGCCAGATAG
- a CDS encoding phosphoribosyltransferase family protein yields MDSVYRDREDAGARLARELANLTGRPDVVVLGLLRGGAPVAAVVANRLQVAYDVLVIRKLGLPAAPEVAFGAIGSGGVRVINREVADRLDAAQIAQVAEAETAELRRRERRFRGDRPAVDLAGRTAVLVDDGLATGATARAAVAVCRGLGAARVMVAVPVGSATAVAALRDVVDDLVCPLQPDDFQAVGQYYDDFHQVGDDEVVGLPVGG; encoded by the coding sequence ATGGACAGCGTGTACCGGGACCGCGAAGACGCCGGCGCGCGGCTCGCCCGCGAACTGGCCAACCTGACCGGACGGCCGGACGTCGTCGTACTGGGCCTGCTCCGTGGCGGGGCTCCGGTCGCTGCGGTCGTCGCCAACCGGCTCCAGGTGGCCTACGACGTGCTCGTCATCCGCAAACTCGGGCTCCCGGCCGCCCCCGAGGTCGCGTTCGGCGCGATCGGCTCCGGCGGCGTACGGGTGATCAACCGGGAGGTGGCCGACCGCCTCGACGCCGCGCAGATCGCCCAGGTGGCCGAAGCGGAGACGGCCGAGTTGCGCCGCCGGGAGCGACGCTTCCGGGGCGACCGGCCAGCGGTGGACCTGGCCGGACGTACGGCCGTGCTGGTCGACGACGGCCTGGCCACCGGCGCGACGGCACGGGCCGCCGTCGCGGTCTGCCGGGGTCTCGGTGCCGCCCGTGTGATGGTGGCCGTGCCGGTGGGCTCCGCCACAGCCGTCGCCGCCCTGCGGGACGTCGTCGACGACCTGGTCTGCCCGCTGCAGCCGGACGACTTCCAGGCCGTCGGCCAGTACTACGACGACTTCCATCAGGTCGGTGACGACGAGGTCGTCGGGTTGCCTGTCGGCGGGTGA